In Nicotiana tabacum cultivar K326 chromosome 11, ASM71507v2, whole genome shotgun sequence, a single window of DNA contains:
- the LOC107766545 gene encoding uncharacterized protein LOC107766545: protein MSSIRPSSRYSNKTGFDSQRSSTKSDPSSSTELTPKTHNNNALIKIKNASNGVTPTTTHYSNFSSMVKKFVEHKSTSSKLIKQKKGDLKLVIPADFIAEDLKKTVKRGSGLSALHKKLFKGTSSSATGVKKEEKKALTEVKGNTRTLGMVLRSERELLSMNKEQEDQILELKLMLEEKNREVEKLKDLCLKQRGEIKSLKSAVLFPDVMNSQLQDLLEKQGSELIQAKQLIPSLQRQVTSLTGQLQCLAEDLAEVKADKYAIRGSYDSLGSRPGYDQEEAANSLEFSSEDQTIPGSPDDMFLKDVNPCLTPYYAKTKSKEFENFNSPDTKDVVKNNIQVYHENGYSSCARKLSKSSDCRQHSNTSNKTTRAARRSDESKCTYGKQVHSRFF from the exons ATGTCTTCTATCAGACCATCGTCTCGCTATTCTAATAAAACTGGTTTTGATTCACAACGATCTTCCACTAAATCCGATCCTTCTTCTTCTACAGAACTCACACCAAAAACCCACAACAACAACGCTCTAATCAAAATCAAGAACGCTTCAAATGGTGTTACTCCAACTACTACCCACTATTCCAATTTCAGCTCCATGGTTAAGAAATTCGTTGAACACAAATCTACCTCTTCTAAATTGATTAAGCAGAAAAAGGGTGATTTGAAATTGGTTATACCTGCGGATTTTATagctgaagatttgaagaaaacgGTAAAAAGAGGCAGTGGTTTGAGTGCTTTGCATAAGAAGTTGTTTAAAGGTACTTCTTCTTCTGCTACTGGTGtgaagaaagaagagaagaaggCGTTGACTGAGGTCAAAGGGAATACGAGGACATTGGGAATGGTGCTTAGAAGTGAGAGGGAGCTGTTGAGTATGAACAAGGAGCAAGAGGATCAGATTCTTGAGCTCAAGTTGATGCTTGAGGAGAAAAACCGAGAG GTTGAGAAGCTTAAGGATTTGTGCTTAAAGCAAAGGGGAGAGATAAAGTCACTGAAAAGTGCCGTACTGTTCCCAGATGTTATGAATTCTCAACTTCAGGATCTTTTGGAGAAGCAGGGTTCAGAACTTATACAGGCAAAGCAGCTTATACCTAGTCTTCAAAGGCAGGTCACTTCTCTTACAGGCCAACTACAATGCCTAGCCGAAGATCTTGCTGAG GTCAAAGCTGATAAATATGCTATAAGAGGGAGCTATGATTCCCTTGGTAGCCGTCCAGGATATGATCAAGAAGAAGCAGCTAATTCTCTG GAATTCAGCTCTGAGGATCAAACAATTCCCGGCAGTCCAGATGACATGTTTCTCAAGGATGTAAACCCCTGCTTAACACCTTATTACGCCAAGACAAAGTCCAAG GAATTTGAGAACTTCAATTCTCCTGATACTAAAGATGTGGTAAAAAACAATATTCAAGTGTATCATGAGAATGGCTACAGTTCTTGTGCAAGGAAGTTGTCTAAAAGTTCAGACTGTCGCCAACATTCCAACACAAGCAACAAAACAACCCGTGCAGCTCGCAGATCTGATGAAAGCAAATGCACATATGGAAAGCAAGTCCACAGTAGGTTCTTCTGA